The Corynebacterium pseudopelargi genome contains a region encoding:
- a CDS encoding GNAT family N-acetyltransferase: MSDQPTEVRHESVQSRFAIFYGDNLAGFAEYVENDGVRDFNHTVVLEDYRGRGLSKPLIREALDATREEGLKVKPTCSAVAKFIEKNPDYADLQA, translated from the coding sequence ATGAGCGATCAGCCCACTGAAGTACGCCACGAGTCCGTCCAGAGCCGTTTTGCCATCTTCTATGGCGATAACCTCGCAGGCTTTGCAGAGTACGTCGAAAATGACGGCGTGCGCGATTTCAACCACACCGTGGTGTTGGAGGATTACCGCGGCCGTGGCTTGTCTAAGCCGCTGATTCGTGAGGCGCTCGACGCCACCCGCGAAGAAGGGCTCAAGGTAAAGCCAACCTGTTCTGCAGTGGCGAAGTTTATTGAGAAAAACCCCGATTACGCTGATCTTCAGGCTTAA